From a region of the Nonlabens sp. Hel1_33_55 genome:
- a CDS encoding CAL67264 family membrane protein, whose product MNKNGVLGWATLIMIIIGVGLIALGAFRYREVAGYGFAAVGIGFFAIAWVFNALKGRV is encoded by the coding sequence ATGAATAAGAACGGAGTTTTAGGATGGGCAACCTTGATCATGATTATTATAGGCGTTGGTTTAATCGCGCTGGGAGCCTTTAGATATCGAGAAGTAGCAGGCTACGGCTTTGCTGCTGTAGGTATTGGTTTTTTTGCGATTGCCTGGGTATTTAATGCATTGAAAGGTCGCGTTTAA
- a CDS encoding class I SAM-dependent RNA methyltransferase, with protein sequence MSQNFKMIAKTLFGLEEVLETELRNLGAMDIEKGVRMVSFAGDQGFMYKANMMLRTAIRILKPIHSFRARNEVDLYDGIYQMDWTKFLTPHDTLAVNATVSSQYFNHSQYVALKTKDAIVDQLRDKHGRRPDVDTKNPDLRISVHINDQTVDVSLDTSGDPLYKRGYRDQTNVAPINEVLAAGIILLSNWDQRSTFIDPMCGSGTIAIEAAMIGANIAPNINRKEFGFEKWPDYNNELFENIQESCLKKMRGFDGKIIARDADGYTVEKAIENVKNANLQDFVSVEKGDFFRDSQSAQAFLLFNPPYDERLEIDMEAFYKEIGDTLKTRYAGSTAWMITGNLEALKHVGLKASRRIKLFNGKLEARLVKYEMYRGSKKASKQDA encoded by the coding sequence ATGTCGCAAAATTTTAAGATGATTGCCAAAACTCTTTTTGGACTAGAGGAAGTTCTGGAAACCGAACTTAGGAATCTGGGAGCCATGGATATCGAGAAAGGCGTGCGTATGGTGAGCTTTGCTGGCGATCAAGGTTTTATGTACAAGGCAAACATGATGCTGCGTACCGCGATCAGAATATTGAAACCCATTCATAGTTTTAGGGCGCGCAATGAAGTCGATTTGTATGATGGCATCTATCAAATGGATTGGACAAAATTTCTAACGCCACACGATACACTCGCGGTAAATGCAACGGTATCCTCGCAATATTTTAATCACAGTCAATATGTGGCGCTCAAAACAAAGGATGCCATTGTGGATCAATTGCGCGATAAGCATGGCCGCAGACCTGATGTGGATACAAAAAATCCTGATCTGCGCATATCGGTTCACATTAATGACCAAACCGTTGATGTTTCTCTGGACACCAGTGGTGATCCTTTATATAAAAGAGGTTATCGCGACCAGACTAACGTGGCACCTATCAATGAGGTCCTGGCAGCTGGGATTATTCTCTTAAGCAACTGGGACCAGCGATCCACTTTTATTGATCCTATGTGCGGTAGTGGAACTATAGCGATTGAGGCAGCAATGATAGGAGCTAATATCGCTCCTAATATTAATAGGAAAGAGTTCGGTTTTGAGAAATGGCCAGATTATAACAATGAACTGTTTGAGAATATTCAGGAGAGTTGTTTGAAAAAGATGAGAGGTTTTGACGGTAAGATCATCGCTCGTGATGCAGATGGGTACACGGTAGAGAAAGCCATTGAAAACGTCAAAAATGCCAACCTTCAGGATTTTGTGAGTGTTGAAAAAGGTGATTTCTTTAGAGATTCACAAAGTGCCCAAGCCTTCTTATTGTTCAATCCACCGTACGATGAGCGATTGGAAATTGATATGGAAGCCTTTTATAAAGAGATAGGCGACACTCTTAAAACTAGATATGCCGGCAGTACTGCATGGATGATCACAGGTAATCTTGAAGCCTTGAAGCATGTAGGCTTAAAAGCCTCGCGCAGGATCAAGCTTTTTAATGGTAAATTGGAAGCAAGACTCGTCAAATATGAAATGTATCGAGGCTCAAAAAAAGCGAGTAAACAGGATGCATAG
- a CDS encoding class I SAM-dependent DNA methyltransferase, whose protein sequence is MSDTNDQTTWYSSWFDTPYYHILYRDRDYIEAGQFMKRLTKRLELQPQAHILDLACGRGRHSIFLNRLGYDVTGVDLSESSIAFAKAKLDHIKSGNLELGELGTGEVQLDRIKFAVHNMTEPFHEKFDAIFNLFTSFGYFDDPKDNLKTIQAIKNGLKQNGYGVIDFFNSHKVIENLVAQDEKTEKGITFKQSRRFENDHIFKEIRFKEDGNNFHFTERVQALTLTDFEFYFKVAGLELVSTYGSYQLDDFNEKKSDRLILVFQTAKES, encoded by the coding sequence ATGAGTGACACAAACGACCAGACTACATGGTATTCCAGTTGGTTCGACACGCCCTACTATCACATTCTGTACAGGGATCGTGATTATATCGAGGCTGGGCAGTTCATGAAGCGACTTACAAAACGTCTTGAGCTCCAACCGCAGGCGCACATCCTAGATCTTGCTTGTGGTCGCGGCCGTCATAGTATCTTTTTGAACAGGTTAGGATATGATGTTACCGGTGTTGATTTGAGTGAAAGTAGTATCGCTTTCGCGAAAGCGAAATTAGACCACATCAAATCTGGAAACCTTGAACTGGGTGAACTTGGAACCGGCGAGGTGCAACTGGACCGCATTAAATTTGCGGTTCATAACATGACCGAACCTTTTCATGAAAAGTTTGATGCGATCTTCAATTTGTTTACCAGCTTTGGGTACTTTGATGATCCCAAGGATAATTTAAAAACAATCCAAGCCATCAAAAATGGCCTCAAGCAAAATGGATATGGTGTTATTGACTTTTTCAATTCGCACAAAGTGATTGAAAACCTGGTAGCCCAAGATGAAAAGACGGAAAAAGGAATTACATTCAAACAATCTCGCAGATTTGAAAACGATCATATTTTCAAAGAAATCAGATTTAAGGAAGACGGTAACAACTTCCATTTTACAGAACGAGTGCAAGCCTTAACCCTAACTGATTTTGAATTCTATTTTAAGGTCGCTGGACTTGAACTGGTTTCAACTTATGGTAGTTATCAATTGGATGACTTTAACGAGAAAAAGAGCGATCGACTCATTCTAGTATTTCAAACAGCAAAAGAATCATGA